In the Enterococcus rotai genome, TAAATGGACTAAATCATCAAAAAACTTAATGCTACGATAGTTACCCGTTGCATATTCTTTTATCCATAAATCCCAGAGTACGTGGTAGAAGTGATAAAAGCGTTGTGGGGTTAACGCATAAACAGACTTTGTACCGTTTAAATCGCCTAAACAAGGAATGAATTGAATGTATTGAATCTTTTCTTGTTTCATAAATTGATACATTTTTTGTGGGTGACGAGCTAGTTCATTTGTCAACACACATAATACATTATACTGAACCTGATATTTTTCAAATAGCTGCTTTGTTTTGATCACCCGGTGAAAGGTTCCTTTCCTTTTAGGATCAATGCGATTCTGATCATGGATCGACTGATAGCCGTCGATAGACAGTCCAACTAAGAAATGATGCTCATAAAAAAAACGACACCACTTTTCATTGATTAAAAGACCATTGGTTTGAATCGCATATTGAATCATTGCTTTTTTCGTATTTTTTTCCGTCACGTATGCAACAAAAGACTGAAAATAGGTGAATCCAGCCAGAGTTGGTTCCCCACCTTGAAACGTAATTGTTAATTGGTCTTGATTGGTTAAATCCAATAGTAAATGATCAATCATTTTTCTCATGATTTCAGGCGTCATCTTCCCATAAGAGTTAACCGCTCGACTATCGGCTACATCTGCATAAAAACAGTACTTACAGCGTATATTACACAAGGCAGAAGCAGGTTTGATCATAACAGCTATTTTTCGCATTGTCCTCTTTGCTCCTTTCAGTCAGCTTTATCTCAGCAATCTTTGGCACAGCGAAAACCCATATTACTTGTTGTATTCTCTCGATAAGATCCATTTCTGGAAAACACTCGATATCGTTTACAATAACTTTGATGACATAAAAACGAGCCTCCTCGAATTGCGAACTCATCTTTGATTGGTCCAGTTTTCGACTGCCCAGTTGCTAATTCTGACAACGGAATTTTACTCGGATTCGCACACCATTCCCAGATATTGCCAATCATTTGATATATTCCGTATTGATTTACTTCAAAAGATTTGACAGGTGCCGTCCCAAGAAAACCATCTTCTTGCGTATTTTCAAACGGAAAATTTCCTTGCCAAATATTACAATGATGTTGATTTCCTTTTAGCAACTCCTCTCCCCACGGATACAGAGCATCTTGTTTATTTCTAGCAACATATTCCCATTCTACTTCCGTTGGTAATCGTTTATTTGCCCACTTACAATATGCAATAGCATCATCATAAGAGACATGAACAACAGGATGATCCATTCTTTCTTTAATATCACTTGTCGGTCCTTCTGGATGCTTCCAGGAAGCTCCGGGTACGGTCAACCACCAAAACATTTTTCCGACGCTTTGGTAATCTTTTCTGTTTACCTCTGGAATCAGTAGATAAAAAACACTTGAGTTTCCAAATCGTTCGGCATCAGTCTGATATCCCGTTTCGTTAATAAAAGTTTGAAAGCATTTATTTGTCACACTTGTTTCATCCATATCGAAACAAGCGACTGTCATTAGCTGTACCGGCGTTTCAGCATCTTCAAAAAAACCATTTTCTAAGCTAGTATTGCCCATGACAAAGGTACCACTTGGAATCCGTTTCATTCTTATTTCCTCCAAATTCTAAGAGCTTGGGACAAAAGCATTCATTCGGGATCAGCGTGTTTAACAAAAAGAGAACCGACTTTTGTCCCAAATTCTTTTTTTAAATAGTGTCCTCGTAACCTAATCTAATAAATTCTTCTAGCGGTGCACCGACATCTTTCATTTTTTGAACTAATTTTTGATCTAATTGTTTTTGCAGTTCTCGATCTTTTATTGGCGAATCTTGCTCTGGATCTGTTTGATGATCAAAAATCAATGAGCCGATTTCGTAAGAATTGCTAAACGAAGTGTTCAAGGGAACTTTTAAACAGGGGAAACCATTAGTGAACGAATCCCCTTCATACAACGCTAGATTTTTTAATGAATTTTCTGGATAAAAACCTCTAATCACTGTTGGCATCAATGTATAATTGACTAAAGGCAGATTTTCTTTATTTGCGGAGGCTTTCATATAGGTATATCGTCCATCAAACAAATTAACATGTCCACCATTTGTGCCGAATAAAATACTTTGATGGGGAATCTTTTGCTGATTGATGAGACCGAATAATGAGCGACCATCCATATTTTCAAAGGCTTCAATTCCAAAATATTCTGCTAAGGTGGGCGGTAAATCAATCGTTTGACATAATCCATCAACTCTTTGACCATTTAATTCATGATGAGGTACATGCATAAAAAATGGGATGTGAACAATTTCTTCATACATAGGTGCAACATTTTTACCTAACCAGTTATGCTCCCCTAATAAGAAACCATGATCTGTGTTAACGATCAGTAATGTATCCTCCCACATTTCTTGCTCATCCATAAAATCTAAAACACGCCCTAAATGATAATCACACATACTGATTAACGCGGCATATTCTTTCTGCATTTCAGCAATATCCCCTTGATATTGAGCCTTATCTTCAGCTGATAAATGCTGGTAGACTGGCCAATACAGAATATCTTGTGTTTCTGTCAGGCGATAAAGATCTCGATATTTTTCTGGCACGAAAAATGGTTCATGAGGATCGAAACACTCTAGTTGTAAAAACCAGTCATCCTTCTCGTGATTTTTCTGTAAAAAATCTAACCCACGATCAATCACTTGAACGCTAGACATATCAGATTCCTGCTTTATTTGGCTACGATTGGCAAGATGTTGAATTCTTGAAATAGAATCTGCTGGTTTATTCAATGGTTGGGTATTATGATCTGCCCAATCACCCAACCTAGGAATCCAACGATCTCCTTCCTGACCTCGAAATCCTTCCCAAGATGAATAACGATTATGATACGTAGCGCCGCCATCTTCGAAATAATGAGAATGATCTGTAATTAGATGGGTATAGATATTTTCCTGATTTAATTTTTCAAAAACAGAATAATCAAACGCTTCTAATGGTCCCCAACAGCGATGTAAAAAATTATACTTTCCTGTATGCAATTCCCTTCTTGCTGGCATACAGGGCATACTTCCACCATAAAAATTGTCAAACGTTATACATTTTTCTCTAAGTCGATCGAAATTAGGCGCCTGGACCCAATTATTTCCATAGTTTGGTAAATAGGCTTTAGATAATGTATCAAACATAAGCATAATAGCTTTCATTTCTATCAACTCCCTTAGTTAGTCTGATGCTCTTTCCAAAAAACAAAAGTTAAAATAAATGCTACGATGAAGGCTGCAATGATCCCAATCAAACTCCCATAAAAGCCCATATCTAAACCATTTTCTGAAATACGATTTGGCAAAGCAAAAATCCCCATTCCACCTTGAGTATAGGTTTTAGATCCAGCAAATCCCATGATCGTCCCCCCCACTGCTCCAGCAATCAACGTACAATAAAATGGTATTTTTCTAGGTAGCGTAATACCGTAGATCGCGGGTTCTGAGATACCGAAAATACCCGTAATAAAACACGGTGCACACAATGACTTCACCTTCTTATCCTTGGTTTTCAGCATAACTCCCAATACTGCTCCCATCGTGGCGAATGGAACTGCAAACATTAACGCCATAACAGGATCATAACCAAACGATTGAATGTTCAATAACCCGATTGGAATAAAACCCCAATGCAAGCCAAACATTACTAAAACTTGCCACAAACCACCAATGACCGCACCTGCTAAAGGTGGACTTACATTATAGATCCAAAGAACTGCTGAACTCAGTAACGAACTAGCCCAAGTTGCAATTGGTCCAATCATGATAAAGGTCAGCGGAATCACAATGATTAAGGTGAAAAATGGCACAAAAAACATTTTAACCACATCGGGACACACTTTTTGTAGCCAGCTTTCTAACTTCGCCGCACAAAATGTCGCCAAAATGATTGGAATAACTGATTGGCCATAACTCATCATAAGTACTGGGATACCTAGAAACTTAAAGTAGACTGGCGCTTCAAATAGTGTTCCTTGAAACATAACAGAAGGTGCGGGAGTTCCAATCAAATTGGCTAAATTTGGATACAATAAAGCAGAGCCAATCACAATCCCTATAAGTGGGTTCAAATTGAATTTTTTTGCAGACGTATAACCTAAAGCTACTGGAAAAAAATAAAATAATGCATCGCCTACGGCCCATAATATTTGATAAGTCCCTGAATCTGGTGTAACAACACCTGTTACGAGTAAAACGGCAACAAGACCCTTGATCATTCCGGAAGCTGCTAAGATTCCCAAAATGGGAGTAAATACACTTGAAATAATATCAATCAACCGATTGAATAAACTTTCCTGCCCTTGATCATCCGCTTCTGTTTCTGTACCCAAGTGCGGATCCGCTTGCATTAGAGCTAACTCTGATAAAACATACTCATAAACCTGACTGACATGAGTACCAATAACAACCTGATACTGCCCCCCACTTTGCATGACCGTCACCACACCATCCAACTGATTGATCGCTTCAGTATCAGCTTTCTCTTCATCTTTCAATTTGAAACGCAACCGAGTTGCACAATGCGTGACACTTTTAACATTTTCCTTTTGACCAATAAGTTCAACAATCGTTTTAGCTAATGGTTCATAACTCATTTTGATTCCCTCCCAATCTAAAAGCTAAAAGAGCTCGTTTAGTCTTGATAGGAAAAAATACTTGAGGTGTTCTTTACCTCACTTATTTTTTATCTTTTTCCCGAAAGACTAGCTCTTGAAGCTAGACAACTCTATATGCTCATAAAATTTAAAAACCCTTCATCGGAAAGCGCTTCCCGTATTTATCATAACTATGGTAAGATAAAAAAGAAATACTTCATACAACCTTTGGGAAGGTTCCCAAGTTGTTGGGAAAGGATAAAACATGAGATTCCAGCAGCTTTTACAAAATAAAATCAACCATTTTAGCGAGACGGATAAGACGATTTGCGCTTATGTATACAACCACCAAGAGTTGATTCCTGAAATCAGTATTACAATATTAGCTGAAGCCAGTTATACATCTAAATCCTCCGTCTTAAGATTTGTGCAAAAATTAGGGTTTAAAGGGTTTAGTGAGTTTAAATATTTGATTGATTGGTACGGTGTGCAAGATAATTTAAAAAAGCCCCTTTCAATTGAGGATGTGTCAGAACATTTAAACAGTGTCTTTTCTACTATTGAAGAAAAGAGCTTAAGCAATTTTTTTGAATTATTAAGAAATACTCCTAGAATCTATCTTTTAGCGACTGGAACAGATCAACAAATTCAAGCTCAAAATTTTGCTCGCGCTTTTTTAAAGATGAATATTGTCTGCACCTTGATTCCTGGAAATAGTAATATAGAACTTGCTAGTATTGTTTTGGATAATATCAATAAAAATGATCTTATTATTGTTTTTTCTGGTTCAGGAAATAATGTACAAATCAATGAATTGCTCTCGATACCACTTTTGAAAAAAACACCTATTGTGTCGATCACTGTGACACAAAAAAATTGGTTACAGGAACATTCTGATCTAAATTTTTCGATTTTAAAAAAAGATGCTGAACTAATGATGGGCTTTTCTTCCGGATTTTGTCATTTGTTGATCGATTTTTTGGCGATTCGTTTCAGACTTTATATCGAAGATTTATTAATTGAACAATAGTTAACCGATCGTAATAGAGCTTTTCTTTTTAAATTAGAACATTTTGAAACCAAAA is a window encoding:
- a CDS encoding sulfatase, with product MKAIMLMFDTLSKAYLPNYGNNWVQAPNFDRLREKCITFDNFYGGSMPCMPARRELHTGKYNFLHRCWGPLEAFDYSVFEKLNQENIYTHLITDHSHYFEDGGATYHNRYSSWEGFRGQEGDRWIPRLGDWADHNTQPLNKPADSISRIQHLANRSQIKQESDMSSVQVIDRGLDFLQKNHEKDDWFLQLECFDPHEPFFVPEKYRDLYRLTETQDILYWPVYQHLSAEDKAQYQGDIAEMQKEYAALISMCDYHLGRVLDFMDEQEMWEDTLLIVNTDHGFLLGEHNWLGKNVAPMYEEIVHIPFFMHVPHHELNGQRVDGLCQTIDLPPTLAEYFGIEAFENMDGRSLFGLINQQKIPHQSILFGTNGGHVNLFDGRYTYMKASANKENLPLVNYTLMPTVIRGFYPENSLKNLALYEGDSFTNGFPCLKVPLNTSFSNSYEIGSLIFDHQTDPEQDSPIKDRELQKQLDQKLVQKMKDVGAPLEEFIRLGYEDTI
- a CDS encoding radical SAM/SPASM domain-containing protein — translated: MRKIAVMIKPASALCNIRCKYCFYADVADSRAVNSYGKMTPEIMRKMIDHLLLDLTNQDQLTITFQGGEPTLAGFTYFQSFVAYVTEKNTKKAMIQYAIQTNGLLINEKWCRFFYEHHFLVGLSIDGYQSIHDQNRIDPKRKGTFHRVIKTKQLFEKYQVQYNVLCVLTNELARHPQKMYQFMKQEKIQYIQFIPCLGDLNGTKSVYALTPQRFYHFYHVLWDLWIKEYATGNYRSIKFFDDLVHLFKAQRVTACGLIGQCQPQYVIESNGNVYPCDFYVLDQYLMGNITEYSLIELYKSYVMKHFLFEPKQFPQKCQDCPFRSMCMGGCKRMKHSMYLDKKETYCGFQTFLSQHGQELIQFCHNHPV
- a CDS encoding PTS transporter subunit EIIC, with the protein product MSYEPLAKTIVELIGQKENVKSVTHCATRLRFKLKDEEKADTEAINQLDGVVTVMQSGGQYQVVIGTHVSQVYEYVLSELALMQADPHLGTETEADDQGQESLFNRLIDIISSVFTPILGILAASGMIKGLVAVLLVTGVVTPDSGTYQILWAVGDALFYFFPVALGYTSAKKFNLNPLIGIVIGSALLYPNLANLIGTPAPSVMFQGTLFEAPVYFKFLGIPVLMMSYGQSVIPIILATFCAAKLESWLQKVCPDVVKMFFVPFFTLIIVIPLTFIMIGPIATWASSLLSSAVLWIYNVSPPLAGAVIGGLWQVLVMFGLHWGFIPIGLLNIQSFGYDPVMALMFAVPFATMGAVLGVMLKTKDKKVKSLCAPCFITGIFGISEPAIYGITLPRKIPFYCTLIAGAVGGTIMGFAGSKTYTQGGMGIFALPNRISENGLDMGFYGSLIGIIAAFIVAFILTFVFWKEHQTN
- a CDS encoding MurR/RpiR family transcriptional regulator, whose product is MRFQQLLQNKINHFSETDKTICAYVYNHQELIPEISITILAEASYTSKSSVLRFVQKLGFKGFSEFKYLIDWYGVQDNLKKPLSIEDVSEHLNSVFSTIEEKSLSNFFELLRNTPRIYLLATGTDQQIQAQNFARAFLKMNIVCTLIPGNSNIELASIVLDNINKNDLIIVFSGSGNNVQINELLSIPLLKKTPIVSITVTQKNWLQEHSDLNFSILKKDAELMMGFSSGFCHLLIDFLAIRFRLYIEDLLIEQ
- a CDS encoding formylglycine-generating enzyme family protein, translated to MKRIPSGTFVMGNTSLENGFFEDAETPVQLMTVACFDMDETSVTNKCFQTFINETGYQTDAERFGNSSVFYLLIPEVNRKDYQSVGKMFWWLTVPGASWKHPEGPTSDIKERMDHPVVHVSYDDAIAYCKWANKRLPTEVEWEYVARNKQDALYPWGEELLKGNQHHCNIWQGNFPFENTQEDGFLGTAPVKSFEVNQYGIYQMIGNIWEWCANPSKIPLSELATGQSKTGPIKDEFAIRGGSFLCHQSYCKRYRVFSRNGSYRENTTSNMGFRCAKDC